One genomic window of Polyangium aurulentum includes the following:
- a CDS encoding serine/threonine protein kinase, which translates to MSNNEKLSPGMVLGRYELLLPIAQGGMATVWAARQKGSRGFQKTVAIKTMLPALSDDPQFEQMFLDEASLAARIHHPNVAEILDLGEQDEVLYIVMEWVDGEALSVLTKTAKKNTVPIPQRIALRIVRQACAGLHAAHELKDDNDQLLNLVHRDVSPQNILVSYDGIVKLVDFGVAKALGRAGGETSAGQLKGKVPYMSPEQAKGGGIDRRTDVFAMGIVLYRLTTGLHPFLGENDLVTMKNIITRPVLPPRMKNPTFPIELERVLLTCLQKDPDKRYQSMLELDGALERVLANAGSSVVDDDIGAFVRSLMGDRGQKRRASLRDAVRAADERAAGIAMPAGAPTQPTIHEAVSDIVITRMNSMLTSMPPSRPSESSMIPPSPEMFEATGAALGRGMSGSMVPPESMEPQRRRSGLIVAATAAAVVTLGGTFLFLKSTMGTQPPGNIAGAQAPQAAPPPPPVPLPSPTPPPPVAQAAPAPAGTGAVLDINDLPTVEANDAKPETKPVSAPKTSTAPKSGSATTATTSAPASTSKSKTWVPSVQNPGF; encoded by the coding sequence GAGCAACAACGAGAAGCTTTCGCCAGGGATGGTGCTCGGACGTTACGAGCTGCTCCTGCCGATTGCGCAGGGGGGCATGGCGACGGTCTGGGCTGCGCGACAGAAGGGGTCGCGCGGGTTTCAGAAGACCGTCGCGATCAAGACCATGCTCCCGGCGCTGTCGGACGACCCGCAGTTCGAGCAGATGTTCCTCGACGAGGCGTCGCTCGCCGCGCGCATCCATCACCCGAACGTCGCCGAGATCCTGGACCTCGGCGAGCAGGACGAGGTCCTGTACATCGTGATGGAGTGGGTCGACGGCGAGGCGCTCAGCGTGCTCACGAAGACCGCCAAGAAGAACACCGTCCCCATCCCGCAGCGCATCGCGCTCCGCATCGTACGGCAGGCCTGCGCGGGGCTGCACGCGGCGCACGAGCTCAAGGACGACAACGATCAGCTCCTGAACCTCGTGCACCGCGACGTGTCGCCGCAGAACATCCTCGTGTCGTACGACGGCATCGTGAAGCTCGTCGACTTCGGCGTGGCCAAGGCGCTCGGGCGCGCGGGCGGCGAGACGTCGGCGGGGCAGCTCAAGGGCAAAGTGCCGTACATGTCGCCCGAGCAGGCCAAGGGCGGGGGGATCGATCGGCGCACGGACGTGTTCGCGATGGGGATCGTGCTCTACCGGCTCACCACCGGGCTGCACCCGTTCCTCGGCGAGAACGACCTCGTCACCATGAAGAACATCATCACGCGGCCCGTGCTGCCGCCGCGGATGAAGAACCCGACCTTCCCGATCGAGCTGGAGCGCGTGCTGCTCACGTGCCTGCAGAAGGACCCGGACAAGCGCTACCAGAGCATGCTCGAGCTCGACGGCGCGCTCGAGCGCGTGCTCGCGAACGCGGGCAGCTCGGTGGTCGACGACGACATCGGCGCGTTCGTCCGGTCGCTCATGGGCGATCGCGGGCAGAAGCGGCGCGCCTCGCTGCGCGACGCGGTGCGCGCGGCGGACGAGCGCGCGGCGGGGATCGCGATGCCCGCGGGCGCGCCCACGCAGCCGACGATCCACGAGGCGGTCTCGGACATCGTCATCACGCGGATGAACTCGATGCTCACGAGCATGCCGCCGTCGCGGCCCTCGGAGTCGTCGATGATCCCGCCGTCGCCGGAGATGTTCGAGGCGACGGGCGCGGCGCTCGGGCGCGGCATGTCCGGCTCGATGGTGCCGCCGGAGTCCATGGAGCCGCAGCGGCGCAGGTCGGGGCTCATCGTGGCGGCCACGGCAGCGGCCGTGGTCACGCTCGGAGGGACGTTCCTGTTCCTCAAGAGCACGATGGGCACGCAGCCGCCGGGGAACATCGCCGGGGCCCAGGCGCCTCAGGCTGCGCCGCCGCCGCCGCCCGTGCCCCTGCCCTCGCCCACGCCCCCGCCGCCCGTGGCGCAGGCCGCGCCCGCGCCGGCCGGTACGGGCGCGGTGCTCGACATCAACGACCTCCCGACGGTCGAAGCGAACGACGCGAAGCCCGAGACCAAGCCGGTGAGCGCGCCCAAGACCTCGACCGCGCCGAAGAGCGGGTCGGCGACGACGGCGACGACCTCGGCCCCT